From the Oxalobacter vibrioformis genome, the window GCTTTGATACGGTTCGCCGCCGCACAGAGTGGCGCCTGGGACGGGTGGATGATCGCATCCACATCCTGGAAGGCCGTGAAATGGTCCTTCTGAACATTGACAAGGTTATTCGCATCATTCGTGATTCAGACGAGCCAAAGCCAGCGCTGATCAAGGCTTTCAAGCTGTCGGAACGTCAGGCCGACGATATTCTGGAGATTCGCCTGCGCCAGTTGGCCCGGATGGAAAAACTCAGGATCGAGCAGGAGCTGACAGCACTACGGGAAGAAAAAGACACGCTGCATGATCTCCTGAATAATCCGGCCTCCATGAGAAGGAGAGTCATCCGTGAAATCGAAACCGACCAGAAAAAATTCGGCGATGCCCGACGGACCCTCATTGAAGAAGCCAAACGGGCTTTTGTCGAACAGAAAATCATTGATGAACCCGTCACGGTCATCATTTCAGAAAAAGGTTGGGTACGCAGCCGTTCCGGGCACGGGCATAATCTTTCCCAATTGAACTTCAAGGCCGGCGATGCGTTATACGGCACATTTGAATGCCGAAGCACAGACCAGCTTCTGGTTTTTGGGTCAACCGGCCGTATTTATTCTGTCGCCGTTCACCAGTTGCCGAATGCAAGAGGTGATGGCATGCCCATTACCACTTTCATTGAAGTCGCTCCGAATGACCCGATCATGCACTACTTTGCCGGTCCCGCTGACATGTCACTGTTGATCGCTACCAGCACAGGCTATGGTTTTGGCGCAAAAGTGGCCGACATGACCAGCCGGGTTCGTCAGGGAAAACTCTTTATTGCGCTTGAAAAAAATGAGCAATTGCTTCAGCCTCGGCCCATCCGGGAAAAAGACAAATGGATTGCCGGCCTCTCCAGACAGGGGCGCTTCCTGATGTTCCCAATCGAAGAGCTTCGCCATCTGTCCAGTGGCGGGCATGGCGTTATCCTGATGGCGCTTGACCCGAAAGAAACCCTCCTTGCGGCACTGCCTACAGATGAAAAAGGGTGCGTTGTCGTCTGCCTTGCAAAAAACCAGACCCGGCACGAAATCCGGATATCCGGCAACGGTATCAATACCTATTCAGGCAAGCGGGCCAGGAAAGGACGGGTTATTGAATCCCGCTTCAAGCCGGTCAATCTTGAGCCAGTACCTTCTGCGTCTCATACGAATATGCCGGATGAAAAATAACACCGCCGCTTAAGCAAAGAAACCATAATAAAAATCCAGCGATACCAGCTGGATTTTTATTTTCACCCTGAAAGCGTTATTCAATTTCGGCAATCATTTCCATTTCAACACAGGCCCCTGTCGGAATCTGTGCGACGCCGAACGCCGAACGCGCATGCCGGCCTTTCTGGCCAAAAATCTCAACCAGCAATTCTGACGCACCATTGGTAACCAGATGATGTTCGGTAAAGTCGCCCGTGGAATTCACCAGGCTCAACACCTTGACAATCCGTTTGACACGATTAAGGTTTCCGCCACATGCGGCCTGAAGTGTAGCCATCATGTCGATAGCAATATTGCGTGCGGCAACACGCCCTTCCTCGACAGAAATATTTTTGCCCAACTGGCCAACGTGGGGCTGCCCATTCTTTTTGGCAATGTGGCCGGATAAATACACGGTATTACCTGTCTGGACATACATGACATAAGCGGCAACCGGCTCGGCAACCTCAGGCAACTCAATCTGCAGTGCTTTCAATTTTTCATAACAAGGCATTTTATCTTCCTGTTCAATTCATTTAAAAGAACACCATCGCAATGTGGCATGCTGAATTAAAAATTATATCGATACAATGTCGATTGTATATTTATTCAGAAAATAAAGTCAGCATATCCCGATAAAATGCTGTTTTTCAAAACCTGTATTATCTAGCCATCAATATGACGGATCCAGAAAAAAATCCCATCACTGAAGAAATCCATACAGCAATCGACGACCACTTTTATAAACTGGTTGATCACGAGCCTGTCCGCTGCAACCTGGATGAATACGCAAGGAACATGCAACGGGAGTCCAGCCGGATTGTCAGGCAAAGCCGGATAAATGAATGTCTTGTCTCGACCATATTTACAGGAATTGACTATTCTTTTGGCATAGGAGAAAAACGTTTGTTTGAAACCATGATTTTCGGGATGGAAGGTGATATTCATCCCAAATGGCAGCATGCAACATGGAATGAATCCGTGGAAAAACACGATCAGATCGTTAAAATGATTGAATCAGAGGGAATTGATGCATTAAAACAGCAAATCCGGGAAAAGACAGGCGAGTAGTTTACCCATTGTGACTTGAATAAAATAATATGAATACATCCTGTATTGTTCTGGATACCAACGTTTGCCTGGATCTTTTCGTTTTTCATGACAGCCGCTGCAATGCACTGGCGCAGATGCTGGAAAGGGGAACAGTAAAAGCCGTAACGCAGGACGACTGCCGGGATGAATGGCTAAGAGTGCTTATGTACCCCGTTCTCTCCCTGGATGAACCCGTTCGCCGGCGATGCATGACCGAATATGATAATGTCATTTACTGTCGTGATTTTGAAAAGAAAAACTATGCGATTCTCCCGCTGTGCCAGGATCAGGACGATCAAAAGTTTCTTGAAGTCGCTTATGATGCCAATGCAAAATTTCTGGTAACAAAAGACAAAGCCTTATTAAAGCTGGCCGCAAAAGCAAGGAAATCCTCTCTTTTTCAAATCATAAAACCGGAACAGTCATATCTGATATCAACCGCGATTAAAACAGATTAATAAAAAAACCGGAAAAACCTATTTTCTTTATCCTTTTCCTGCATTATTCTTGTATTATAAAAACAATTTATTTTTATAAATTATTTATTTCCTATCAAATTGTTTTGATAATAAAAAATCCATTGCATTTATTCACAGGATAAATATGTCGACATACAAACAGATACAGGATCAAATCAAACAACTCCAGCAACAGGCGGAAGAATTGAGAAAGAAAGAACTGGGCAATGCCATCAGCCAGGTTAAATCCATTATGGCGGAATTTGGTATTACCTTTGCTGATCTCGGCATGGGTTCAAAAAAGAAAAGCACCCGTACAAGGGCGCCGCTTGCCCCAAAATACCGTAATCCGTCTACGGGAGAAACATGGTCAGGGCGCGGGAAAGCACCCAAATGGATCGATCAGAAAAACAAAGAAAAATACCTGATTAAATAAGGTTTCTGTATAAAAAAGAACAATTGCCTGATGAGAGGCAATTGTTCTTTTTTTATTATGGTTTCCCCCCAGTTTCCGTTAAGCTGATTTAATCTTTCTCTTTATATTTATTGCTTTCTTATCGGGCAACTCGCAAATATACCGGTTCTGTATAGATCCAGGCCTTTTATTCCGGGTGAAGCAAGATTACTATATGAATTGTTTATTCACGCAGGATATCAAGCCATGACATCTCGTACGCAAAAAACGGTTTATCGCAAGAATTACACACCCCCTTCTTTTCTCGCCAATACAGTTGATTTGACCTTTGACCTGGATCCGTCTCAAACACGCGTCACAGCGAAAACAGAACTGATTCACAACCCTCAATCCAAAAGCACGGATATCGTTCTGTACGGTGAAGATCTGGAGCTGGTTGGCATCTTGTTAAA encodes:
- the parC gene encoding DNA topoisomerase IV subunit A; the encoded protein is MTPQPSLFDQLQPEPANDDDALTLANFAERAYLDYAISVVKGRALPDVCDGQKPVQRRILYAMNELGLTTSSKPRKSAAVVGDVLGKLHPHGDQSVYDALVRMAQDFSMRYPLIDGQGNFGSRDGDGAAAMRYTEARLTPIAELLLEEIDLGTVDFVPNYDGSSEEPRMLPSRLPLTLLNGSSGIAVGMATEIPPHNLAEIARAVIALIRNPKISHAELMEIVPGPDFPGGGQIITASGQIAEMYENGRGSLKVRARWEVEEMARGQWQIVVNELPHGTSSQKIMEEIEEMTNPKVRPGKKSLSAEQNALRQTMLGVLDSIRDESSRDAPVRLVFEPRSKRQDPEEFMQLLLSHTSLESNTSLNLVMIGLDGSPRQKGLRDILQEWTTFRFDTVRRRTEWRLGRVDDRIHILEGREMVLLNIDKVIRIIRDSDEPKPALIKAFKLSERQADDILEIRLRQLARMEKLRIEQELTALREEKDTLHDLLNNPASMRRRVIREIETDQKKFGDARRTLIEEAKRAFVEQKIIDEPVTVIISEKGWVRSRSGHGHNLSQLNFKAGDALYGTFECRSTDQLLVFGSTGRIYSVAVHQLPNARGDGMPITTFIEVAPNDPIMHYFAGPADMSLLIATSTGYGFGAKVADMTSRVRQGKLFIALEKNEQLLQPRPIREKDKWIAGLSRQGRFLMFPIEELRHLSSGGHGVILMALDPKETLLAALPTDEKGCVVVCLAKNQTRHEIRISGNGINTYSGKRARKGRVIESRFKPVNLEPVPSASHTNMPDEK
- a CDS encoding RidA family protein; amino-acid sequence: MPCYEKLKALQIELPEVAEPVAAYVMYVQTGNTVYLSGHIAKKNGQPHVGQLGKNISVEEGRVAARNIAIDMMATLQAACGGNLNRVKRIVKVLSLVNSTGDFTEHHLVTNGASELLVEIFGQKGRHARSAFGVAQIPTGACVEMEMIAEIE
- a CDS encoding putative toxin-antitoxin system toxin component, PIN family, with the translated sequence MNTSCIVLDTNVCLDLFVFHDSRCNALAQMLERGTVKAVTQDDCRDEWLRVLMYPVLSLDEPVRRRCMTEYDNVIYCRDFEKKNYAILPLCQDQDDQKFLEVAYDANAKFLVTKDKALLKLAAKARKSSLFQIIKPEQSYLISTAIKTD
- a CDS encoding H-NS histone family protein; translation: MSTYKQIQDQIKQLQQQAEELRKKELGNAISQVKSIMAEFGITFADLGMGSKKKSTRTRAPLAPKYRNPSTGETWSGRGKAPKWIDQKNKEKYLIK